From a single Capsicum annuum cultivar UCD-10X-F1 chromosome 12, UCD10Xv1.1, whole genome shotgun sequence genomic region:
- the LOC107849016 gene encoding uncharacterized protein LOC107849016 translates to MLVYGPEAVIPVEVEISSLRVIQEVGLDDTEWIRCRIEQLMLIDEKRLDAVCHGQLYQNRMIKAFDKKVKPRRLTPGQLVLNKIFPHHDKAKGKFAPNWQGPYIVHRVFSGGAVILVEMDGTVSTKPINSDTMKKYYI, encoded by the coding sequence ATGTTAGTTTATGGGCCAGAAGCAGTGATACCTGTAGAGGTAGAGATATCGTCGTTGAGAGTTATCCAGGAGGTTGGTCTAGACGACACTGAATGGATTCGTTGCAGGATTGAGCAGTTGATGCTTATTGATGAAAAGAGATTGGACGCAGTCTGTCATGGTCAGCTCTATCAAAATAGAATGATTAAGGCATTTGACAAGAAGGTCAAGCCTCGACGATTAACACCTGGACAGTTGGTATTGAATAAGATATTCCCTCACCATGATAAAGCCAAAGGGAAATTTGCAccaaattggcaaggtccttACATAGTTCATCGAGTATTCTCGGGAGGAGCAGTGATACTTGTGGAGATGGATGGTACAGTAAGCACGAAGCCAATTAATTCAGACACCATGAAGAAGTACTATATTTGA